CAACCCAGCACATCATCACGATAGAGGTAAGCATAACAGTGTCAGAAaggattcataccccttgacttattacaccttttgttgtgttatacccttaattcaaaatggattcaattgcttttttctctcacccatctacacacaataccttataatgacaaagtgaaaacatgtttttagaaatgttagtaaAATTATATACGGCCAGCATCCTTTAGTCACCtctccactgttgacgttgagactggtgttctgcgggtgctatttaatgaagctgccagttgaggacttgtgaggcgtctgtttctcaaactagacactaatgtacttgtcctcttgctcagttgcgtatcggggcctcccactcctctttcgaTTCTGGATAGAGCcagtttggtttaaataatgcaaaaacagtgttggagaagaaagtaagtgcaatatgtgccatgtaaaaaagctaacgtataagttccttgctcagaagatgagaacatttgaaagctggtggttccttttaacgtgaatcttcaatattcccagttaagaagttttaggttgtagttattataggaattatagaactatttctctctataccatttatatttcatataccttttgactattggatgttcttataggcactatagtattgccaggctaatctcaggagttgataggcttgaaatcATAAGCAGcgctgtgcatcaagcattgctgagagctgctggcaaacgcaggaaagtgctgtttgaatgaatgcttatgagcctgctgctgcccaccactgctcagtcagactatTCTATGAAATATTAAATCagaattataatataataaacacacagaaatacgagccttaggtcatttatatggtcaaatccggaaactatcatttcgaaaacaaaatgtttattctttcagtgaaatatggaaccgttccgtattttatcgtacgggtggcaaccctaagtctaaatgttgctgttacattgcacaaccttcaatgttatgtcgtaattatgtaaaattctggcaaatgaatTACGGTCTTcattaggaagaaatggtcttcacacagttcatagtcataccctgactctgcttgcactgaacgcaagagaagtgacacaatttccttagttaatattgcctgctaacatgaatttttaaaaactaaatatgcaggtttaaaaatatatacttgtgtattgattttaagaaatgcattgatgtttatggttaggtacattggtgcaacgattgtgctttttccaCGAATGCGCTTTTAtgaaatcatcacccgtttggcgaagttgaagtaggctgtgattcgatgataaattaacaggcaccgcattgattatatgcaacgcaggacaagctagtaatatcatcagccatgtgtagttaactagtgattatgttaagattgattgtttgttttataagatacatttaatgctagctagcaacttaccttggctccttgcagccaccaggtccttttgatgctgcactcccgtaacaggtggtcagcctgccatgcagtttcctcgtggatggcaatgtaatcggccataatcggcatcgATGTACGTCCTCAATAGCTttgcccatgctaaaacaggatTTTGGGCACTAGAGTCCTATCTATCTCTGTGGTACATCATTTATTGGCCATAACGGAGCTTGTGCGACTTCCCTGTGATGTTGTTATCCAATTCAACTCATGTACCTGTAATAACCTCCTCTCTTCTTGTGTCAGTCAGCAGATGTTGTGGCGGCAGGTTCTGGAGGATCGTCTCTGGTCAAGCAGGAGAGGACTGAAGGGGAGGACCCACAACacagcagagacatccagactggTGAAGCGGCTGTAGTTGCACCTCTTGTTACCACGGAGGACCACGTGACCGCGGTGCAGCCCAGGACCCGACGCATCATCACGGAGGTCAATGGAACGCTGAACGCCGTCGTCAAGTCAGAGACCGACACAGAGACTTTAACTGTAACACAAAGGCTCTTACACACAGGATCTGACCAcagatcagacccagagagactggggctgaggcCACTGGGCTGTCCTCCGGCTCCCAGTTCAGAGTATTTACTTTACGGTAACCCAAATCCGAGGATGGTTCATTCCCATCGGGACTCAGGTGACGCATTAGAGACTGGCAGTGATCCGTCTTGTTCTTACGCTACAGAGATGGACCCTGACAACATGGCCTTGGgtttagagacacagactgatctgtctagaggggactggaaccgGTACAGTAGTCGTGTACACTCTGAAGggtgcctagataagaaaggAGAGGGTCTGGTTGTAGATGAAGTGATTGTGAAAGTGGAGGGCGACGTTCCTCCCACATGGAATGCAGATAGTCACCTAGGAGACGGACACTCACAGGGAAGAGATTTCTTAGATTACAGGGAATGCTTAGAAACTAATCCAAATGTCACAACCCACTCCCCTTTACTCGCGCTCAGAGATCGTGACCTCGtgtccacatcgatggggccTTCCGATTCACACAACTGCCTTTTTgatcaggtattgaactcaaaTGACAGGGCTACAGGCCAGGCTCAGGGAGGGGCAGCCACATCAGGCAATGTtaaagagaaacggttcctctgcatgttctgtaacaaaggcttcagctgcccCCAGAAAGTGAAGATCCACCAGAGgatccacacaggggagaaacgcTTCAGGTGTACCCAGTGTCATATGCGCTTCGTCCAGGCTggtgacctgaagaggcaccagagggtccacacaggggtgaaacccttcagctgtacccagtgtaatatgcgcttcgcccaggctggccacctgaagaggcaccagagggtccacacaggggagaaaccctataGCTGTCCCCactgtgagaagaggttctcccgaCAGGACCAGCTcaagatgcacctgaaggtccacacgggaGAAAAGCTGTTTGCATGTACGCACTgagctacctcaggatacaccagcagaaaaaaaCATTCCACTTTTGAGCATAGAAAGTAACCATTCCACTCGATAGCTTCTGACGTTTAGATCAAACCCAGCATTAAGACTAAGATTAATTTTCATTGTTGTCTGCAGAAAAGATCGACAGATGCGTTTGGAATAACGTCAGTAACAGAATCCGTGTTGAATATTCCTGGGTAGAATATTGCATCCAGACATTGTGTGATAAGGCATATTTAAGCCTAAAAagtcaaattaaattgtatttgttacatgcttcaaaaacaggtgtagactaacaatgaaATACTTACGGATCcttatccaacaatgcagagttaaagatgcATTTTTATAAAGTAATTAGAGTAAAAAAATAGACAAATGAACAATaacgagtaaaaataacatggctacaggGATTAGCAgcaccgagtcgatgtgcaggggtacgaggtaatggaagtagctatgtacatatagtTAGGTACTaggccttacagataattatgtgtggggcacagagatggggtagtcatttaaaaatcatgttaaacacttattgcacacagtgtccgtattgtgacttgttaagcacatttttttgtcctgaACTTAtctaggcttgccataacaaaatggttgaatacttattgactcaagatatttaaACTTTTAATTTTTctataatttgtaaacatttctaaaaacataatacccattgccataccaagcggtgaggtagccagtcaagatgctctcaatggtgcagctgtagaactttgaggatctgaggggtccatgccaaatcttttcatcctcctgagggtgaagaggcattgtcgtgccctcttcacaactgtgttggtgtgtttggaccatgatagatccttagtgatttggacaccgagaaacttgaagctctcgacctgttccactacagcccagtcgatgtgaATCGGGGCTTGCTCGGCaatccgtttcctgtagtccacgatcagctcctttgtcttgccgacattgagggagaagttgttgtcctggcacgacACTGCAAGGtctatgacctcctccctataggctgcctcctTGTCATCGGTAATCAGGTGTACCACCgtagtgtcgtcagcaaacttaatgagggtGTTGGAGTAGTGCACGgaagttgtgggtgaacagagtaaatgaggggactgagcacgcacccctgaggggcccccgtgttgagatcagtgtggcggatgtgttgttgcctaccctcctGGTTGGGATCtgcacgtacggtcactgtggggacgacattgtAAATGCACTTATTTATGAAGCTGGTGATCAATGTGGTAAACTCTTCAAACAGTCCTGTAGGTTAGCATTACCTTCATCGTACCACTTCCAGTACCACTTGCACTTGTACTTCCcgttttgagtttttgcttgtgtgcaggaatcaggaggatagagagtaatggtcagattttccaaatggagggtgaggtttgtgtttctgtgtgtggcgTAAAGCTGATCTAGAGGTTTTGTTTTTCACCTCTAGTTGCATTAGGTAAAACGGATATCAGTTTCACTTcattaaaatcactggccactaggagcgccgcttctggatgagcattttcttgtttgcttatggccctatacagttTGCATCGGTTTGTGCtgttaaatagacagctacgaaaaatagaTGGAAATTCTTAGTAAATAGTATGTTCTACAGCTATTCTAGCTCAGGCTAGCAGCATCTTGAGatttccttaatattagagattgcgcaACCGGTTGTTAAAAGACACACCTCCCCCTGAGTTTACCCGAAgctgctgctctgtcctgccgatgcatagaaaaaccagccagatgtatattatccatgtccttgttcagccaggactcagagaaacataggatattacagttattCAGGTCCCGTTGATGATAGACTCGaacagagctcatccagtttgtaCTCCAGTGATTGTATGTCCGCCAATAGAACAGAGAGCGGATGCGGTTTATTCACTCGGCGACGCACATCAGGGTGCCCGCAAGTCAGCCTGGCTTACGCCGCCGCCTCTTTCTCCTCTAAGTCTCTGGGATTATGGCCAGGTCAGGTGTAAGCAATATGTCCCGCACCGCCaactcattgaagtagaaatcttcatcAAAATcaaggttagtgatcgctgttctgatgcccAGAAAACTATTTTAGATCATAGGAAATAAtggcggaaacattatgtacTAAAAAAGGAAAGATCAGctaaaagaaaaacacaaaatagctgaattggtcaggagcccgtaaaacggcagcgaTACAATCCAGTAGGGCTGTAATGGTATTGTATTCGTACACCTCGGTTCGGTCCGCACTGTGAACCCGAACAAATATATAGGCCTAATGGCTTCACAGTTGATTATAACTGCGATGGACAGAGATTGTGGATAAAACGTTAATAGTACTGCTCAACTGGAATAGCCTATGCAGTGGCGGATGTAGCTTGTTGGCCAATCACAAGTCATTAAAGCGACACTACAGTCATATAGTCCCCTTCTGTGGCTAAGTAAGCACTCCTTACTTGCCACTGACAGAGGGTGACATAGGGGTGGCAGAACATAGCTGGTCGAGGAGGGCTCCCAGCTGACTTTGACACTACTTGTCAATCCTTCTTTCTGTAAATATGTTACCCATATTTATTGGTGGCTGTTACAGATTTCCCTTCCTGTGAGTTCTCTAACTCCAACCCATCCCCCAGACTGTGCCAGAGAGACTTCGGGATCATAAACTGTCTCCCCCAAACTCCCAGTGACCTCTGGGGGCAGGACACCTGACAGTCCTTCTGCCTGCTCAGGTCAGAGCCTTCGTCTCTCGTCAAGTGGACAAGACTGATCTATTGCAGGGACAGAAAAGCACATCCATCTCATATGTCCTCTGGAAATAAAAGTTATTtagtgtgtgtaactctgtggggTTGCCTTATTACTCTGACCGGGAAAATCTACAGAGCGCatcacaggtacttcctgtttgagcttctgtttgtaaacaggaagcaggagtgtAGAGTTATCTGATTTGCAGAAGGGGAgacgagggagggccttgtatgcttgcttgtgggtTGATTAACAGTGGTCTAGGACTTTATCACCACGAGTGGCAAAGGACGAGTGTTGATAGAAGTTGGGTATGGGGAATATCTTGTCTGAAAGCCATGTTTCAGAAAGAGAATATTGCAGTTACGAGAGTTTCGTTGGTAGCAAATCCATGATCGGAGGTCATCCATCTTATTATCAAGTGACTGGCCAATAGAATCGAGGGAAGTGGTGGCCGGTTTTCCCTTCGCCTTAGTCTCACCAGGGCGCCCGCTCTCATCCCTCTAGCCCGAAGATTGTGTCTTAGGTACACAAAGAGCCCTGGGCAGATGAGTCAAAGTCCAGATGTGAGGTTAATAACTGCCAATCTGATGTTCAGAAGTTCTTGTCAATCATAAGAAATGATAGTGAATACATTTAGTGCAAAAATTTAACGATTAACGCCAAAATAATCACAAAATAGCTAAATGAAGTTGGAGCTTGCAAGATGGCAACCATACAATACGGCACCATCTTTCatattttgggccttcttttgacaccgcctgatacagaggtcctggatgacggGGAGCTGGTCCCCAGTCTGTTACATATTGTGGTTGTACTGTGAAGGCTTTATGATGTTCTCAAATGCCTATTTCATTACTCAACTACTTAATTTTTTCCCAAGACACTTTTAATGAGAATTTATGCAGTTCATGGAGTTGTGTAGTTTTCACATGTTGTATTTAACTTGTTTATGTTAAATAAACACAAAATGAAACTTTTCATTCTAAGACTCATTGAGACGGTTTATTATACATCTTTTGTGGaaaaattcttacacagggacaatcaaatgaatcattgtttaccGTCAGTGCTGGAGAGGTTTCAACCAACTCAGTGAACCAcagtacacatgtcaatcaggagctctcCCTGGGCAGACCCAGCAGTTGCCTTacatacacagacaagttattttagcataattaattaatcattaCCGTTTCATAACGTGACAGACCAACACCTCACGAAGCTTCTCCTCTCTATGCTGAGACATCTTTAgtttgttctcaaaacaaggtctgggcgtactgccaaattgcagctccTGATAAGAGGAGGAATTGTTCAGTCAACCACTTGCATGAGCACAGAAATTGGtttatagaacagcacatgaatagaatacagaaatgtgttataagaaaagcacaaacattaaaATTCCCATTACACATCACATCTGACCTCGCCCTATTATGCATACACCGACAAAGTGTTATAACTTAAGGTTACTTTCATAACCCCGGTTCTCTTTCAAATACTTGTTTCGATATCACATATGGGGATTCGTCAGGATCACCAATACTCTTGGAAGGACCTATCAAAAGTgtctgttggagacagacaggtatagtGGCGAATGAGGTGAGGTCCTAACCTCCTTTATAAGGAGCCATTCTCCCACCCTTGGGTCATTCACAAGCATGCTTCTCTTCCGCCTTTGCGAGCAGGGAAATGCGATATTACATCTCACTCATTATCAGGGAAGCAGGGTTATGAAAGTAACCTTAAGGTCTTTCaaatgcttgttttttttaaaacccttttctccccaatttcgtggtatccaattggtagttacgggagttgcagcgatgagacaagactgtatgGACTCGGGAAAGACGAGAgctgtgcatcctccgaaacaacctaaccaagccgcactgcttcttgacacaatgcccacttaacacggaagccagccgcaccaatgtgtcggaggaaacactgtacacctggtgaccgtgtcagtgtgcactgcgccctgcccgccacaggagttgctagtgtgcgatgggacaagaacatccctgccggccaaaccctcccaattgtgcgccgccctatgggtctcccggtcgcggccggctgcgacataGCCAGGACTTggacccagaatctctagtggcacagctagcactgtgattcaGAGCTTTAGACcattgcaccactcgggaggcctagcCAGGGTAGTCTTAACATCAGCAACCCTCAGAGGCTCTGAAACTAAGGGAGTAAGCACCAAAAAAATTACTGTCACCCTCACCATTATAAAGCGATATAATAGTCCCGGCAGGATACCGTTGAAGAGAGAAAGACCTTTCGAGGGTGGCAGCCCAATGAGCGAAAAGCACAACACCCTTGCATGAGCTCTCGTTCAATCCAAGTAGATGTGCAATGCGCATACTGGACAATGATGGGGACGCCCTTCTGGGGAAGGTGACAGGCGAAAAGCCATAGGCTCCAAGCTGTCGACAACGAGAAAATGTCAACCAGGGCCAAAGGATGGGGTTAAGTACATTAACCTGAAAGACCCTGGGCATTATACAGGTGCAAACAGTGTCTGGTAGAGCAGTCTATACACTCACTTAAGGCTTACCAGAAAGTATCTTTAAAGTATCTTAAATAGACATGTCCCATGATGACTGAGTTAGCAACGTGCCCCCCTAGAAACGACATAACAGTTACAGATAAACTCTATTACTGTTCGTACCTTGGCAAGCCGATAAAAGCGACTAGAGGACCTTAaaaaaccatccctccatccagaaAAGTCCTGCAGGGAACATAAGACCATGGGAAACAGAGTGTAGGAAGGAACAATCTGTTTAGTCATACCACTAAACTCAACTGTAAAACAGAGAGCATGCACTCTCTTCCAAGTCGCGGGCCCTTACttcctttttaaacattttattaccGGCTATGCCCTGAGGGCTAAAACATCTGGGTGAGGTAAGAAAATTGCTTTGAACTCTTTGGTAAAAACCCTGAATGACGATAGCTGCCAGGACTAGTCGTGAGCAGGGTGTAGCTCCCGACCGGAAAGTCACTGGTCAGAGGGGCTCGAAGATGAGGGGGAGGCACTATTACCTTGCTCCGTttatacaggaaaaggagggtaAGGCAACATAAGAGGAAAAGCATACGACATCACCCTATTTTCATGGGTGTGTCAGCTCTTAGTCCCAGATGGCATGGTCACTGGTATGGGGATGGGGTCTCCCAGGGCTCTCACAGGGTCATTGCTTCTACCAGGCTGCAGCAAGTCAGTCCGGATAGATGCGGGAAGCAGGCTTTCTCGGGACAGAGCAGCCAGTGGCAGACCTAAGACGTCAGGCAGTATAGCCGGAGGAAAAAGGAAAGGACTGCTAAGTAACTGGTATGTCTTGGCCCTGCTCCATGGAGGAGGGTTGTCAAGAGGAAAAAGGAAACGACTGCAGCGCAGTATTCCTAATCCTGGGTGGTAGGACAGCTAAGTAACTGCTATTTCTTGGCCCTGCTCCATGGAGGAGGGTTGTCAAGAGCGAAgatacttttgcatatatagtgtatgtagacacctcttcaaattagtggatttgtccATTTCAGCAATacttgttgctgacaggtgtataaaatcaagcacaccgccatgcaatctccatagacaaacattgacagtagaatggccttactgaagagctcagtgactttcaacgtggcaccgtcataggatgccacctttccaagtcagttcgtcaaatttctgccctgctagagctgcccggcCAATTTGaagtgcttttattgtgaagtgtaaatgtctaggagaaacaacggctcagccgcaaagtggtaggccatacaagctcacagaacgggactgccgactGCTAATGGCCGTAGcatgtctgtcctcggttgcaacactcaataccgagttccaaacggcctctggaagcaacgtcagcacaataactgtttgtcaggagcttcattaaataggtttccatggctgagcagccggacacaagcttaagatctccatgcgcaatgccaagcattagCTGGAGTGGCGTAAAGATGGgcgccattagactctggagcagtggaaagtcAGACAAATTCATCTCGGTTTGTTGGATGCCAGGAAAATGGTACCTGcacggtgtggaagaacttgactggcctgcacagagctctaacctgaaccccatcgaacaactttgggatgaattagaacgccgactgcaagccaggcctaatcggccaacatcagtgcccaacctccctAATGCTCtagtgactgaatggaagcaagttcccactGCAATGTTCTaacatgtagtggaaagccttgcaagaagagtggaggctgttatagcagcagagggggaccaactccatatttatgcccatgattttggaattagatgttctacaagcaggtgtccacatacctttggtaaAGTAAATCATTATTATACTGACTGATCTCTAGTTAAATGGAGAGGGTTCTCCATAACAGATCCAAGTTATCGTTGCCATGTAGAGGAAAAACACATCTCAGAACCTAAAAAGGGCTGAGAGGgtttgttacgaatcccttttggcccgacagtctagggggggatggtaatggagacccgtaacataactcatgcaaattataattgtgacaaagtaaaagtgtgaacgaaataaccacgataactgaaattataccgtcaaactcagggtttattgtaaaacacacggtaatggggggagcaggaaaaggggctgagctggacccaaggaaagaaacaataagcatccaaaacacccctaagctagactagcctattttaacaacagctaactaaccaaaaatacagtgggtgatccgcccagttctaactagtgtttttaacaaagtctacctacgggtagtgtatgcccatgggcgacttgtcttggtttccccttttccccaccagcaatcaaacacaaacaccataaccaaaaacaatactcacaggagatgacaaagtgatttggaggtgctcaaacaaaagcgaggttaagacacaaagagagagtgaaacacagagatctacatacatggcatttaccgagagattgagctctagagcaaacaactgatggggtttttaaaccaagggaaaggaactgtgatagggtaggaaacaggaggaggtgtgtcttctgattgatgattgattgttgactgattggggagtgatgatgttcacctatgaggggagaaggagagaaaagaaacacacacaggatacacacacaggatacttgtatccgtaacagggTTTCACAGTGAGCCCTGGAACCATGTTCTTCCGTAGGACAGGGATGAAAATATGGTTATGGTTCCCCTGCCTTGTAGTCCATAGCAGTGGTTTTCAACTGGTGTACTTGAGGAACTCTCAGGCGTGCCCCAaaactatgggactcccaatcacggccggttgtgatacagcctggaatcgaaccaggatgtctgtagtgacgtctcaagcacggagatgcagtgccttagaccactgcgccactcgggagcccataacAAAAAAGactacaatttacatacatttaaaaacattaacatgtaatgtatgtgtgtgcatctatcagttacacatacatgttcagtacatacacacaacaagtaggtcacatgaggTAGGTGTCATGCCataaggtgttgctttatttgttttttgatcATCTAGACAGGTGGAGACCTGGTCCTCGATCAGGACTTCTACTCAGAGACTCTTTGTGGATACAGTCCCAGGTCTTGAATCATTTTGCATTAAGTGTGGGACCATGTCTTTGAATTATCAAACCATTAAAGTGTcaagtaatcaaatcaactaaAATGTTTGAATAGTATCAAATCAACTAACATGTTTGCATTGTACTCATAGCAATCCCTCATTGCCCAATCAGAAGATGCTCCAAAGCAGGGTGCTCATATCAGATGTCTTGATTCAACATCCTCTCACACTGTATCTCTTATAGTCTTACAGTCAGAAGACATGCaggatgggaagcctgatctgctgctgGTCAAAGATGAGACAATAGAAGATGGACCAGAGAACATTGACCTGCTGAGTAGACAAAAGATGGCCAACGCATCTTTGCCTCCCGCCAACCATCTGCAGGAAGAGGTTTTAACCCATAACAGGTGCTGCCTTCagcctgccttctataggatctattaactggaacatggaccctgTGACAACACAGACACTCCCTGTCCTACATCATCCTCACATACTCCTAAtgttaaaccagacctcagaTAATGCCAGTGCCTCAACACTAAGTAGCTACACAAGCCCTTTGATAAATAACAGTAGTAGAGGCGGAATCAGTGAAGGTGACAGCACCAAAGAGAAGTTCAATTTTCTCAAACTGTTGGAGGATGCACATGGGGAAGAAATCAATTGGC
This sequence is a window from Oncorhynchus tshawytscha isolate Ot180627B linkage group LG34, Otsh_v2.0, whole genome shotgun sequence. Protein-coding genes within it:
- the LOC112245021 gene encoding transcription factor Sp7-like, which codes for MIFHTQIASIVEVLANAAVAEICKLVDDDYAVFRLEISQSQKENGALRRKLQLLELKVSRERAERTMRERIIASRPRSVKILDRYRGMARGEGHLTGRYRSFGKPAGHNTWRDDQPITFDEGRGTSTQHIITIESADVVAAGSGGSSLVKQERTEGEDPQHSRDIQTGEAAVVAPLVTTEDHVTAVQPRTRRIITEVNGTLNAVVKSETDTETLTVTQRLLHTGSDHRSDPERLGLRPLGCPPAPSSEYLLYGNPNPRMVHSHRDSGDALETGSDPSCSYATEMDPDNMALGLETQTDLSRGDWNRYSSRVHSEGCLDKKGEGLVVDEVIVKVEGDVPPTWNADSHLGDGHSQGRDFLDYRECLETNPNVTTHSPLLALRDRDLVSTSMGPSDSHNCLFDQVLNSNDRATGQAQGGAATSGNVKEKRFLCMFCNKGFSCPQKVKIHQRIHTGEKRFRCTQCHMRFVQAGDLKRHQRVHTGVKPFSCTQCNMRFAQAGHLKRHQRVHTGEKPYSCPHCEKRFSRQDQLKMHLKVHTGEKLFACTH